Part of the Acidimicrobiia bacterium genome, CCTTCCTGGGGCAGGTACACGCCGTTGAGACAGTTGAAGATGGAGGTCTTGCCGGCTCCGTTGGGGCCGATGATGGCGAACAGTTCACCTTCGTCGACGTGGAATCCCACACCGTCGATGGCGGTGACCCCCGCGAACGAGAGTCGCACCTCTTTGAAATGCAGCAGATGGTCGCTCAAGACAACCACCGCTTGCGCCGTTTGTAGTGTTTCACATCGCGAAACGACTTGCGTTCGCCTCCACCGGCGTGGAGGCCAAGGTAGAACTCCTGAACGTCTTCGTCGCGCATGAGTTCGGCGGACGGCTTGTCCATCACGATCTTGCCCGTCTCCATGATGTAGCCGTGTTCGGATATCGACAGAGCCATGTTGGCGTTCTGCTCGACGAGGAGGACTCCCGTCCCTTGCTCGTTGATCTCGACGATTATGTCCCGGATCTGCTGCACGAGCAGCGGGGCGAGCCCCAGGCTGGGCTCATCGAGGAGCAGGTACTTGGGATCCGACATCATCGCCCGCCCGATGGCGAGCATCTGCTGCTCACCGCCGGAGAGGTATCCGGCCAGCGATTTTCTGCGTTCCTTCAAGAGCGGGAACAGATCGTAAACGCGCGTCGCGTGCGCCTCCGTGTCGCCTTTGCTCGTGTGCGCACCCACCCTCAGGTTTTCCTCCACGGTGAACTCACCGAAAACCCGCCTGCCTTCGAGAACCTGGGTGACTCCGCGGGAGACGATCTCAGATGGACGAGCCTTGGTGGTGTTCTCCCCGTCGACGCTTATCTCGCCCTTGGTTATGTCACCGTTCTGAATGTCCAGGAGCCCAGTTATGGCGCGAAGTACCGTGGTCTTGCCGGCTCCGTTGGCGCCGAGCAGAGCGACGATCTTGCCTTCCGGAAGCTGGAAGGAGATTCCTCGCAAGACGAGGATCACATCGTGGTAGACGACCTCCAGGTTGGCCACTTCGAGCAACGCTCTATTCCTCCACTGCGTCGGCCAGGTGAGGGCATCCTATTCACGATCACGCATTCGCGTCGGACTGCGAGGGGATTTCCGGGGCCCTTGTTCTTGGGCCTTTAGGCCGTAGGACGCAGGCTACGGACCGTCGGACGCAGGCAGTGAAGCGCCTCTGGGCCAGTCTCCCGGGAGTCGAGGGAACGTGGCGCCGCCCGGCGCGCGCAGTGCCGGCGGACTCCTACGCTCCCTCTACCCACTCGGCACCGCCGGGCCAATGCTCCTTCTTCCAGATCGGTGCTCGCTCTTTCAGTTCGTCGATGATGTAGCGGGCTGCGTCGAACGCATCGCCGCGATGTGCCGACGAAACGGCAACCACCACCGAGGGTTCTCCCACTGGAACCCGTCCGGTTCGATGGGCCACGGTGACGTGCATGATCGGCCAGCGCTCCCTGGCCTCTACGACGACTTCGGAGATCTTTCCCTCCACCTGCTCGGGATACGCCTCGTAGTCGAGATGCGTGACTCCGGTCTTGCCCGGCGAGTGATCGCGGGCCGTTCCGGAGAATACAACCGATGCGCCGCTCCGAGTGTCACCGATGGTCGCGGCAAGATCCGCGACATCCAGCGGGTCTGCGCTGATGACAAGCTTCGTCCTTACCGGGGTTTCATTCATACAATGCAGTCTATGAGCCAGCCCGAGCTTCCACCGTTCCCAAGGCAACGGACGGCGCCGACCACTGCCCCACCTCCGCCCGCCCAGCATGAGCGACCGCTCGACGAAGATGCGAAACCCGTCGATGCGGCAAAGCCGCGCCGGGCCGGCGGGCTCGTGCCGGCGATCGTCGGAGGGCTTATCGGCAGCGCTATCACGGTCGGAGCACTCTGGATGGGCGGGGTGTTCGAAGCCGAGCCGGCGATAGAACTCACCACAGGCACCACCCAGATCGTCGAGACGAGCGACCCCGTAAACGATGGCCCTGCCGGCGCCGTGACGATCACACCGTTGGACGGCGGATCACGTGTTGCCGCCGTCGCCGCCAAGGCGATCCCGTCGATCGTGACGGTCGAGGTAGGAGACAACGTGAGCGTTCCGTCGGGTGGCGGAACAACGTTGGTCTTTCGTGTTTTCGCGACCGGTTCGGGAGTCGTCTTTCGACCCGACGGCTACATCCTGACCAACAACCACGTGGTCGAGGACTCGGTCATCACCAAGGTCGTCTTCTCCGATGGACGCAAATTCGAAGCCAACCTGGTTGGAACCGACCCGCTGACGGATATCGCCGTTCTCCGGATCGAAGCGACCAACCTCCCTGCGATCGATTTCGCCGACATCACCGAACTCGACATCGGTGACGAGGCCATTGCGGTGGGAAGTCCGCTCGGGTTGGAAGGCGGACCATCGGTCACGGCGGGAGTCGTTTCCGCCTTCAACCGGCAGCTCAACACGGGACCCGGTCAAAACGACGCGCTCTACGGTCTGCTCCAAACAGATGCGCCCATCACATTGGGGTCGAGCGGAGGGGCCCTTCTCAACGGCCAGGCCCAGTTGATCGGCATCACAACAGCCATCGGGGTGAGCGATGTTGGGGCTGAGGGCCTCGGATTCGCTGTTCCGGTCGATATGGTCGAGAGGCTGGCGGCGGATCTGATCGAAACCGGGCGGGTCCGCCACGCCTACCTGGGAATCGGGGTCGATGACGCGATGACCGAGAACCCCGATGGGGCAGAAGTCCCCGCCGGCGCCGCCATCACCGGGTTCGCATCAGGATCGGCGATACAGCAGGCGGGAGCAGAGGTCGGCGACATCATCATCAAGCTCGACGGCACATCCATCGCCACGAAGTTCGACCTGCTGTCCCTTCTCCGCACGTACCGTGCCGGTGATCGGATAGACATAGTCGTGTCGCGTTCCGGCGAAGAGATCGACCTGAACCTGGAGCTGGGCCTCCGCCCCGATGACCTATGAGCGAGGATCTCTTTTCACAGCTATTCGAGTTGTTCAACCAACCGGGCCCGATCAACTGGCGGCTCGCCCGGGAGGTGGCAGATCATCTCACCGGAGATCCTGAACCGATCGACCCCTGGTTGGCCGACGAGTACCAGCAGCTGACCCGACTCGCTCAACTGCAGATATCCGAAGCCACTCCCCTCGAAGTCCGCTCCGCCCTATCCGGGTCACCGGTGGACCGCGCCACGTGGGCCAGGGAGAACCTCCAGAGTTTCCGCTATCTCGTCGAACCGATCGGGACCAAGCTCGACGCAACCACCGGTACAGGGCCTCTCGACGCCATCCTCAAGCCCCTCGGGCCCGCTCTGCTGGGCATGCAGATGGGGGTGATGGTCGGGTTCCTCAGCCATCGGGTCCTCGGCCAGTTCGATATCGGCTTGCCGACCTCAGAAGTCGAGGACATCTACTACGTCGTACCGAACGTCGAAGCCTTCGCGGTAGACCATGGGCTCGAGCCCCAGCAGGTGCGCCTCTGGGTGGCGCTCCACGAGGTCACCCACCAGGCGGAGTTCTCCGTGCCGTGGGTGAGACAGCACTTCTTCGATCTGGTGGAGTTCTACATAGGGAGCATCGAAGTCGACGTATCGGGAATCACCGACCGCCTCCAGCAGATGCAGGATCCATCGCAGCTGGAGAAGATGATGGAGGACCCAACCGGCCTCGGCGGGTTGCTTGCCCCCGACGTCAATACTGAAGGTCTCGAGGCGATCCAGGCCTTCATGGCGATCCTCGAGGGATACGGCGATCACGTGATGGACCGTGCCGGGGCGAAACTGCTTCCCGACCTTGGCCGGATGCGAGAGGCCATGGACCGCAGGCGGTCCGAGCCGACGCAGGGTGAGCAGGTTCTCAGTCGGATCCTGGGCCTCGAACTCAAGCAGGAGCAGTACAGCCTGGGGACGAGCTTCTGCGCAGAGGTCAGCCGTCGCTGGAGCGCCGAGGCTCTTCATCGCGTCTGGGACAGCCCCGAGAACCTCCCCACCTTCGCCGAACTGGAAGACCCGGTGGGTTGGGCTGCCCGGGTGCTGCTGGATGACGCGTTCTAGGGCCTGCGACCCTGGTCTCCCTGCCGGCGAACGTGCCGGGCAGTCCCTGCATCGTTGCTGTGGGGGAGGCAACCGGCTCCCCGCCGGAGGTCGGATTGCACCTCGCCGATCGCGGGGTCCAATTGCCATTTGCCTCTCTTCTTGCACTAGCGTTTGAAAACCAAGACCGGCTAGATCACGGAGCTCTCCAATGTCCCTTTCAATCGGCGATGCCGCCCCGGATTTCACTCTCAAAGATCAGAACGGCAACGAGGTCTCACTCAGTGACCTGAAGGGCCGCAAATCGCTCATCGTCTTCATCCCCTTCCCATTCACCGGCACCTGCGAAGGCGAGTTGTGCGATATCCGGGACAACCTGCACCTACTCGAGGGGTTGGACGCCAACGTCGTCTCGATCACCTGCGACACCCGGCCGGCCAATAAGGCCTGGTCGGATTCCCAGGAGTTCACGTTCCCGATCCTCTCGGATTTCTGGCCGCACGGCGCGACCTCCCAGGCATATGGCTGCTTCAACGAGACGACCGGCAGCGCCTGGCGCGCAACATACGTCCTCGACGCCGAGGGCATCGTGCGCGACATCATCGCGACCGACTCGCTGGCGGTGAAGCGCGCAGTGGCCGACTACCCGAAAGCTCTGGAAGCTATCCGCTGAGCCCGCCGCCGGAATCCCGCCGGACCGTCTCCCCAACGGCCTTGGCACTTCGGGCGCGGAATCCCGTGC contains:
- a CDS encoding zinc-dependent metalloprotease, with protein sequence MSEDLFSQLFELFNQPGPINWRLAREVADHLTGDPEPIDPWLADEYQQLTRLAQLQISEATPLEVRSALSGSPVDRATWARENLQSFRYLVEPIGTKLDATTGTGPLDAILKPLGPALLGMQMGVMVGFLSHRVLGQFDIGLPTSEVEDIYYVVPNVEAFAVDHGLEPQQVRLWVALHEVTHQAEFSVPWVRQHFFDLVEFYIGSIEVDVSGITDRLQQMQDPSQLEKMMEDPTGLGGLLAPDVNTEGLEAIQAFMAILEGYGDHVMDRAGAKLLPDLGRMREAMDRRRSEPTQGEQVLSRILGLELKQEQYSLGTSFCAEVSRRWSAEALHRVWDSPENLPTFAELEDPVGWAARVLLDDAF
- a CDS encoding molybdenum cofactor biosynthesis protein MoaE codes for the protein MNETPVRTKLVISADPLDVADLAATIGDTRSGASVVFSGTARDHSPGKTGVTHLDYEAYPEQVEGKISEVVVEARERWPIMHVTVAHRTGRVPVGEPSVVVAVSSAHRGDAFDAARYIIDELKERAPIWKKEHWPGGAEWVEGA
- a CDS encoding redoxin domain-containing protein: MSLSIGDAAPDFTLKDQNGNEVSLSDLKGRKSLIVFIPFPFTGTCEGELCDIRDNLHLLEGLDANVVSITCDTRPANKAWSDSQEFTFPILSDFWPHGATSQAYGCFNETTGSAWRATYVLDAEGIVRDIIATDSLAVKRAVADYPKALEAIR
- a CDS encoding trypsin-like peptidase domain-containing protein; this translates as MSQPELPPFPRQRTAPTTAPPPPAQHERPLDEDAKPVDAAKPRRAGGLVPAIVGGLIGSAITVGALWMGGVFEAEPAIELTTGTTQIVETSDPVNDGPAGAVTITPLDGGSRVAAVAAKAIPSIVTVEVGDNVSVPSGGGTTLVFRVFATGSGVVFRPDGYILTNNHVVEDSVITKVVFSDGRKFEANLVGTDPLTDIAVLRIEATNLPAIDFADITELDIGDEAIAVGSPLGLEGGPSVTAGVVSAFNRQLNTGPGQNDALYGLLQTDAPITLGSSGGALLNGQAQLIGITTAIGVSDVGAEGLGFAVPVDMVERLAADLIETGRVRHAYLGIGVDDAMTENPDGAEVPAGAAITGFASGSAIQQAGAEVGDIIIKLDGTSIATKFDLLSLLRTYRAGDRIDIVVSRSGEEIDLNLELGLRPDDL
- a CDS encoding ABC transporter ATP-binding protein codes for the protein MLEVANLEVVYHDVILVLRGISFQLPEGKIVALLGANGAGKTTVLRAITGLLDIQNGDITKGEISVDGENTTKARPSEIVSRGVTQVLEGRRVFGEFTVEENLRVGAHTSKGDTEAHATRVYDLFPLLKERRKSLAGYLSGGEQQMLAIGRAMMSDPKYLLLDEPSLGLAPLLVQQIRDIIVEINEQGTGVLLVEQNANMALSISEHGYIMETGKIVMDKPSAELMRDEDVQEFYLGLHAGGGERKSFRDVKHYKRRKRWLS